In Calditerrivibrio sp., the following proteins share a genomic window:
- a CDS encoding PhnD/SsuA/transferrin family substrate-binding protein → MFKKWVFLIILVFAFSSYTDSDTIVFSPLQFESSGMEYEKWVLFVEELGKRLNINIEFKQFKDNKELLNDVVNDKIGISYLCPFTYVLVKEKNPQIVPLYVINISEKKYKYRCVLFTVQNSIKTDRLDKRMTFALVSPYATCGYLSADYLYKKMFKKEFSNAKFDYLGSHNKVINSVIAGKYDYGCTNSILFEKYSKIFNLKKVIETPELPGFVLVANRKLINDELYNKLKISMKEVFEQPAVKNVNPYGVNEISDKDYDIIRKMKPKYIPFGGLW, encoded by the coding sequence GTGTTTAAAAAATGGGTTTTTTTGATCATCCTAGTGTTCGCTTTTTCAAGTTATACTGACTCTGATACTATAGTTTTTTCTCCACTTCAATTTGAGTCTTCAGGTATGGAATATGAAAAATGGGTCCTTTTTGTTGAGGAACTTGGCAAAAGATTGAATATTAACATCGAATTTAAGCAATTTAAGGATAATAAAGAGCTTTTAAATGATGTGGTAAATGACAAGATTGGTATAAGCTATCTTTGTCCTTTTACCTATGTTCTGGTCAAAGAGAAGAACCCCCAAATAGTGCCTTTATATGTTATTAATATATCAGAAAAAAAATATAAATACAGATGTGTTTTGTTTACTGTACAAAATAGCATAAAAACGGATAGGCTTGACAAAAGGATGACCTTTGCCCTTGTCAGCCCCTATGCAACGTGTGGTTATTTATCGGCCGATTATTTATATAAAAAGATGTTCAAAAAAGAGTTTTCTAATGCAAAGTTTGACTATTTAGGTAGTCACAATAAGGTCATAAACTCTGTAATAGCTGGAAAGTACGATTATGGGTGCACAAATAGTATTCTTTTTGAAAAATATTCTAAGATATTCAATCTAAAAAAAGTCATTGAAACTCCAGAACTTCCTGGTTTTGTACTGGTAGCTAATAGGAAGCTTATCAATGATGAACTATATAATAAGTTGAAAATATCCATGAAAGAGGTATTTGAGCAACCAGCTGTTAAAAATGTAAATCCATACGGAGTTAATGAAATAAGTGATAAAGATTATGATATAATAAGAAAAATGAAACCCAAGTATATCCCTTTTGGAGGTTTGTGGTAA
- a CDS encoding EAL domain-containing protein — MKRQSNDKSYLIVFLIVYLGVTFLIVQYMFRAFKREMDSLIGASFEHVSLNYEIVRDKYDILIRAEMSKLLIDEVFVKILEKLNIKDENIVKENRRELLKKFYSVYNVYLSKGIVVFDVYNLQERLLSLKNPELSKMPITEQNFIYQAITKNDIVTGYEIIDGRIVYSYNYPLMVKGQVVGGIKIGFSLYSIQYYLNKSGTFNYLVVLNDKKLFKETLMTKISDNIDCYHEDESILFNEDMSKNIVKKILSRQVKADEINKKLREEGDFNLSYNYDGDSYLLIFKRIAKINHANLFIIGGKQESLIASVKQRYLMHTAVALVLNTLLFGLLWLFIWSKIKLLKSEKFLSLLVKFVKGGLVAIDSKGNIKFHNDAVFTIFKDEKDLLDFFRIHGDVDTKEVFYNGKNLIFYKDYLNLDEIFQGYLIFFVDITENVKLQESVKLAYEIFKNSLSGIMVTDTNGVILDVNEAFSKITGYEKEDVLGRKPSVLKSGFHDDDFYKNMWDSIQKYGKWEGEIWNKRKNNDIYPEYLTIFTIKDDFGVTKYYVSSFIDISDIKKYEEKLEYLAYYNEVTKLPNKKFFLIKLKDFIRDNSSSNIAVCYLDIDGFKKFLDKYGLEVSNNIINQISNRILPILKPKDIISHFDEDMFVFATILEKNENLDEYLERIQWAIFRPFTVDGETWNFTSSIGVTIYPEDKETPDELIRHAQQAMFNAKLKGRNKIAYYDIVQSKQIAIRKEKVAAIDRGLKNREFILYLQPKINVDLGSVVGAEVLVRWLHPEYGMIPPSEFIPYIYNSDIEIEFDKYIFEESINALEKLRTKGVDIKVSINISPKALLNEELLKFVRDIVSKRDQTVCRSIEIEIIESTSINNLEKAASILSEFKKMGFSTSVDDFGTGYASLDYIKSLPIDTVKIDRIFVIDLLKDPTDLNISEVVILLARAFNKEIVAEGVEDMMTAAALYKLGCNTFQGYFISKPLPLDEFIKKYDELNTINIKKSLESYFKNKEDIEIFALINAISEILELVEKIEVKDFDKNKYDKIFFNLMAWLNNKGNSYFMRKTDYAPIIEKINKVKNILEKINRKDYPKDMLSAYIEELKNIYMLIKVDYENLCV; from the coding sequence ATGAAAAGGCAATCAAACGACAAAAGTTATTTAATTGTGTTTTTGATTGTATATCTTGGAGTGACTTTTCTGATCGTACAGTATATGTTTAGAGCATTTAAAAGGGAGATGGATTCTCTTATAGGAGCTTCTTTTGAACATGTGTCTTTAAATTATGAAATTGTACGAGATAAATATGATATTCTGATTAGGGCTGAAATGTCTAAACTACTTATAGATGAGGTGTTTGTAAAGATTTTAGAAAAACTGAATATTAAAGATGAAAATATTGTCAAAGAGAATCGGAGAGAGCTACTTAAAAAGTTTTATTCTGTGTACAATGTTTATCTTTCTAAGGGTATTGTGGTCTTTGATGTTTATAATTTGCAGGAAAGATTGTTAAGCTTGAAGAATCCAGAGTTAAGTAAAATGCCAATTACAGAACAGAATTTTATTTATCAGGCAATTACAAAAAACGATATCGTCACCGGTTATGAGATAATAGATGGAAGGATTGTTTATAGCTATAATTATCCTCTAATGGTTAAGGGGCAAGTTGTTGGAGGAATTAAGATAGGTTTTTCTTTGTATTCCATCCAATATTATTTAAATAAGTCTGGTACTTTTAATTACTTAGTTGTTTTGAACGATAAAAAGCTATTTAAAGAAACTTTAATGACTAAAATTTCTGATAATATAGATTGTTATCATGAAGATGAATCGATATTGTTTAATGAAGATATGTCAAAAAATATTGTAAAAAAGATATTGAGCAGACAAGTAAAAGCAGATGAGATAAACAAAAAATTGAGGGAAGAGGGTGATTTTAATCTAAGTTATAACTATGACGGGGATTCGTATCTTTTGATTTTTAAAAGAATAGCTAAGATCAATCATGCCAATCTTTTTATAATTGGTGGAAAACAAGAAAGTCTTATAGCTTCTGTAAAACAAAGGTATCTGATGCATACTGCGGTTGCACTTGTTTTAAATACACTGCTTTTTGGGTTGCTATGGTTGTTTATTTGGAGTAAAATCAAATTACTAAAGTCTGAGAAATTCTTGTCCCTTTTAGTAAAGTTTGTAAAAGGTGGTCTTGTTGCTATCGATAGCAAGGGTAATATCAAATTTCATAACGATGCGGTATTCACCATTTTCAAAGATGAAAAGGATCTGTTGGATTTCTTTAGAATTCATGGTGATGTGGACACAAAAGAGGTTTTTTACAATGGTAAAAATCTGATATTTTATAAAGATTATTTAAATCTGGATGAGATTTTTCAAGGTTATTTGATCTTTTTTGTTGATATTACTGAAAATGTTAAACTACAGGAGAGTGTAAAACTGGCTTATGAGATATTTAAAAACAGTTTAAGCGGTATTATGGTCACAGATACAAATGGAGTAATTTTGGATGTAAATGAAGCTTTTAGTAAAATTACTGGTTATGAAAAAGAGGATGTACTTGGAAGAAAACCTTCGGTACTAAAGTCTGGATTTCACGATGATGATTTTTATAAAAATATGTGGGATTCGATACAAAAATATGGGAAATGGGAGGGTGAAATATGGAACAAGAGAAAGAATAATGATATCTATCCGGAGTATTTGACAATATTTACGATAAAGGACGATTTTGGTGTAACTAAATATTATGTAAGTAGTTTTATAGATATTTCAGACATTAAAAAGTATGAGGAGAAGTTGGAGTATCTGGCATACTACAATGAAGTAACAAAACTACCGAATAAGAAATTTTTCTTAATTAAATTAAAGGATTTTATTAGGGATAACAGTTCAAGCAATATAGCTGTATGTTATCTGGATATAGATGGGTTTAAAAAATTTCTTGATAAGTATGGCTTAGAGGTTTCAAATAATATTATTAATCAGATTTCTAATAGGATACTGCCCATACTCAAACCGAAAGATATTATATCCCACTTTGATGAAGATATGTTTGTTTTTGCAACTATTTTAGAAAAGAATGAGAATTTAGATGAATATCTTGAAAGGATCCAGTGGGCAATATTTAGGCCTTTTACAGTGGATGGGGAAACTTGGAACTTTACCAGTTCCATAGGTGTAACAATTTACCCTGAGGATAAAGAAACCCCAGACGAGCTTATAAGACATGCTCAGCAGGCAATGTTCAACGCAAAGTTGAAAGGTAGAAACAAGATCGCCTACTATGATATTGTTCAAAGTAAGCAGATTGCTATTAGAAAAGAAAAGGTTGCTGCTATCGACAGAGGTTTAAAAAATAGAGAGTTTATATTATACCTTCAGCCCAAGATCAATGTTGATCTTGGATCTGTTGTGGGTGCTGAAGTGCTTGTTAGATGGTTGCATCCTGAATACGGCATGATTCCACCATCGGAATTTATTCCTTACATTTACAATTCAGATATTGAGATCGAGTTTGACAAATACATATTTGAGGAATCGATTAATGCATTAGAAAAGCTTAGAACAAAGGGAGTCGATATCAAGGTAAGTATAAATATATCTCCAAAGGCCCTCTTAAATGAAGAACTACTTAAGTTTGTTCGTGATATTGTTTCAAAAAGGGATCAAACTGTTTGTAGAAGTATAGAGATAGAGATTATTGAGTCCACATCTATAAATAATCTGGAAAAAGCAGCATCGATTCTTAGTGAATTTAAAAAGATGGGTTTTAGTACTTCAGTGGACGATTTCGGAACTGGTTATGCTTCTTTGGACTATATCAAGTCTCTGCCAATAGACACGGTGAAGATAGATAGAATTTTTGTTATCGATTTATTAAAGGATCCAACAGATTTAAATATTTCTGAAGTAGTGATACTTCTTGCTAGAGCATTTAATAAGGAGATAGTGGCTGAAGGGGTGGAGGATATGATGACAGCTGCAGCTTTGTATAAATTGGGTTGTAATACATTTCAGGGGTATTTTATTTCAAAGCCTTTACCTTTAGATGAATTTATCAAAAAATATGATGAGCTTAATACAATAAATATAAAGAAATCTCTGGAATCTTACTTCAAAAATAAAGAAGATATTGAGATCTTTGCTCTCATAAATGCCATCTCTGAAATTTTAGAGTTAGTAGAGAAGATAGAAGTAAAAGATTTTGATAAGAATAAATACGATAAAATATTTTTTAATCTGATGGCCTGGCTTAATAACAAAGGGAATTCATATTTTATGCGGAAAACAGATTATGCTCCAATAATAGAAAAGATTAATAAGGTTAAAAATATCCTTGAAAAGATCAATAGAAAGGATTACCCCAAAGATATGCTTAGCGCTTATATCGAAGAATTAAAGAATATATACATGTTGATAAAAGTCGATTATGAAAATCTTTGTGTATGA
- the bioD gene encoding dethiobiotin synthase, which translates to MKAKLIFITGIDTGVGKTYATGLIAKGLKERYHKVITAKPVQTGSNVIEDIIKHREIMGTELTLEDLNGITCPYLFNYPASPHLSAQMENKTIDKERIKNSLNSLTPHYDFVIIEGAGGAMVPLTYSYLTIDLIKELDTEVVLVTHAKLGSINHTLLTLEALLIRNISVIAMIYNTFFDHDQKISSNFTVTISSFYKNIPIFKMSNYIEDTFFSLLEDIKQNR; encoded by the coding sequence ATGAAAGCTAAGCTAATTTTTATAACAGGAATAGACACAGGTGTAGGGAAAACCTATGCCACAGGACTCATTGCAAAAGGCCTAAAAGAAAGATACCACAAGGTAATAACAGCAAAACCTGTACAGACAGGTAGTAACGTAATTGAAGACATTATAAAACACAGGGAAATAATGGGGACAGAGCTTACATTAGAGGATTTAAATGGTATCACCTGCCCGTATCTATTTAACTATCCTGCCTCCCCACATCTATCGGCACAAATGGAAAACAAAACAATAGATAAAGAAAGGATAAAAAATAGCTTGAATAGCTTAACACCACACTATGATTTCGTAATAATAGAAGGTGCTGGTGGAGCTATGGTTCCTTTAACGTACAGTTATCTTACAATAGATCTCATAAAGGAGTTAGACACCGAAGTTGTTCTTGTAACCCATGCTAAATTAGGAAGTATAAATCATACATTGCTTACCCTTGAGGCATTATTGATTAGAAATATCAGCGTAATTGCCATGATCTATAATACTTTTTTTGACCATGACCAAAAGATATCAAGCAACTTCACTGTTACAATATCTAGTTTTTACAAGAATATACCTATATTTAAAATGTCTAACTACATAGAGGATACCTTTTTCAGTCTCTTAGAAGACATTAAACAAAATAGGTAA
- a CDS encoding ABC transporter ATP-binding protein — protein MLLIDNLNISINDHIILQDVAFEVKKGEILGIAGESGSGKTVLAKFLLDLLPSYFDIHFSDIKFCGISYKKSDLKELRGKHISMIFQNPSSSINPVLTIGDQLIETIKLYHKNIDFKKKAIEILKSVEIDKPDLRLNSYPHNLSGGMNQRVMIGMALASNPEILIADEPTTALDVTIQQEILNLLFKINKEKQLTILFISHDLKLLQSISDRVLILYAGEMMEILNGEDLLKDNIKHPYTYLLKKSVPSIKNDVEYLETIPGNIPKNSHIFRHKCIFSTRCPFVKEKCLNEKPSFKNNIKCHYPL, from the coding sequence ATGCTACTAATTGATAATTTGAACATCAGTATAAATGATCATATTATACTACAAGATGTGGCCTTCGAAGTCAAAAAGGGTGAGATCTTGGGTATAGCTGGGGAATCTGGTTCAGGGAAGACAGTTCTTGCTAAATTTCTGCTTGATCTACTGCCAAGTTATTTTGATATCCATTTTAGCGACATAAAATTCTGCGGTATTAGCTATAAAAAAAGTGATCTTAAAGAACTTCGCGGAAAGCATATCTCCATGATATTTCAAAACCCATCATCCTCTATAAATCCTGTTCTAACTATTGGTGATCAACTCATCGAAACCATAAAATTGTATCACAAAAACATAGACTTTAAAAAGAAGGCCATAGAAATTCTAAAATCTGTAGAGATTGATAAGCCAGATCTGAGATTAAACAGTTATCCCCACAACTTAAGTGGTGGTATGAATCAGAGGGTCATGATTGGTATGGCTCTGGCTTCTAATCCGGAAATACTCATCGCAGATGAACCCACAACCGCTTTAGATGTCACCATCCAGCAGGAGATACTAAACCTATTGTTTAAAATAAACAAAGAAAAACAATTAACGATACTTTTCATATCCCATGACCTAAAATTGTTACAATCTATATCCGACAGGGTTTTAATCCTGTATGCAGGGGAGATGATGGAGATTTTAAATGGAGAAGATCTACTTAAAGATAACATAAAACACCCTTATACCTATTTACTAAAAAAATCTGTACCAAGCATAAAAAATGATGTGGAATACCTGGAAACAATACCCGGCAATATCCCCAAAAATAGCCATATATTTAGACATAAATGTATCTTTAGCACCAGATGCCCTTTTGTAAAAGAAAAATGCTTAAATGAAAAGCCATCTTTTAAAAACAATATAAAATGTCATTACCCTTTATGA
- the dnaG gene encoding DNA primase, whose product MGELKDIILERIDIADYISQYVDLKKNGSSYRGLCPFHYEKTPSFYVTPSKRLFHCFGCGSAGNVITFAMKYHNLSFTDALKMLAAKAGIEFEKKMQIDKGLIELKRLHYDISVVSQEMLLDNIGTVYLDYLKKRGFDEKDIVDFSLGFIPDGYNFSGLLKKYSYDIIKKSGLFYYRDGQDIFKFSGRLLIPIRDIFGEIVAFSGRDIMGAMPKYINSPETPIFKKGSLLYNLNKAREHSLKLKTMYIVEGYFDVIRMWKHGYMNVVSSMGTAFTYEHAQLVKRYAENPIVIFDGDQAGVNAALKILEPFISVNTIPEVVFLPEGEDPDTFLRDRGEQFEEVLLNKKDLLIMLSERYAKMDGSLSRKVKIYESLVKKIEKFPESSLKSAYTEKLKTIFNINAELLVSKRIFKKDSKIKPKDLRYIYEDDFLASLFIIKDEELISNLIDGLSKEFFYQDKRGLIFEKIVDIMRSSGNIDTLFNDEEVGELVSYMVSQRNYVEPYKIAILNRNKLIYNHINKEKLQLQEQLKIVSDVKMSMEILKKIDDLTKEMIKYNKVEA is encoded by the coding sequence ATGGGTGAACTAAAGGATATTATTTTAGAACGAATTGATATTGCTGATTATATATCTCAATACGTGGACTTGAAAAAGAATGGAAGCTCTTATAGAGGGTTATGCCCTTTTCATTATGAAAAAACACCATCCTTTTATGTGACTCCATCAAAAAGGCTTTTTCATTGTTTTGGGTGTGGGAGTGCAGGCAATGTTATTACTTTTGCCATGAAATACCACAATCTGAGTTTCACAGATGCTCTTAAGATGCTTGCTGCAAAAGCAGGTATAGAGTTTGAAAAAAAGATGCAGATCGACAAGGGTTTAATAGAATTAAAGAGATTGCATTATGATATAAGTGTTGTTTCTCAGGAGATGTTATTGGATAATATTGGGACGGTGTATCTTGATTATTTGAAAAAGAGGGGATTTGACGAAAAGGATATTGTAGATTTTTCTTTGGGGTTTATACCTGATGGATACAATTTTAGTGGTTTATTAAAGAAATACTCCTATGATATCATAAAAAAATCTGGGTTGTTTTATTACAGGGATGGACAGGATATTTTTAAATTTTCTGGGAGATTACTCATCCCTATTAGAGATATTTTTGGAGAGATTGTTGCTTTTTCAGGTAGAGATATTATGGGGGCTATGCCAAAATATATTAATTCTCCAGAGACACCTATATTTAAAAAAGGTAGTCTGCTTTATAATCTCAATAAGGCAAGAGAACATAGTTTGAAGTTAAAAACGATGTATATTGTGGAAGGTTACTTTGATGTCATTAGGATGTGGAAGCATGGATATATGAATGTTGTTTCATCTATGGGTACAGCATTTACCTACGAACATGCCCAACTTGTAAAGCGATATGCTGAAAATCCGATTGTTATATTTGATGGAGATCAAGCGGGTGTAAATGCTGCTCTAAAGATTCTCGAGCCTTTTATTTCTGTTAATACTATTCCAGAGGTGGTTTTTTTACCAGAAGGAGAGGATCCTGATACATTTTTAAGGGATAGAGGGGAGCAGTTTGAGGAGGTACTTTTAAATAAAAAGGACCTGTTGATCATGTTATCTGAAAGGTATGCTAAGATGGATGGTTCTCTTTCCAGAAAGGTCAAGATTTATGAGTCTTTGGTAAAAAAGATCGAAAAATTTCCCGAGTCCTCCTTAAAAAGTGCTTATACAGAAAAGCTCAAAACTATTTTTAATATTAATGCAGAACTTTTGGTTTCAAAAAGGATCTTTAAAAAAGATTCAAAGATAAAGCCTAAGGATTTGAGATATATATATGAAGATGATTTTTTAGCATCGCTGTTTATAATAAAAGATGAGGAGTTGATTTCCAATTTAATTGATGGCTTGAGCAAGGAGTTTTTTTATCAGGATAAAAGAGGGTTAATATTTGAGAAAATAGTTGACATTATGAGAAGTTCTGGTAATATAGATACCCTTTTTAATGATGAGGAAGTTGGTGAACTTGTATCGTATATGGTTTCCCAAAGGAATTATGTTGAGCCTTACAAAATAGCTATTTTAAATAGAAACAAACTTATATACAATCATATAAACAAAGAGAAATTACAACTTCAAGAACAGTTAAAGATTGTGTCAGATGTAAAAATGTCTATGGAGATTTTAAAGAAAATAGATGATTTGACCAAAGAAATGATTAAATATAATAAAGTGGAGGCATAA
- the rpoD gene encoding RNA polymerase sigma factor RpoD, with protein MSKKVKLPDLKPLIALGKEKGFLTFDEINEIIPEDVLSPEILEEILVRLKQLKIDVIDNRNSSAPVITSPIIEDEEIELDELETDDLSIDESLEDGLSFDDPVKLYLREMGNIPLLSRDEETEVAKEIENGQKRVIVNTFSFIYAAEKFLSIVEDIKNGNFKLKDLVDFEDMSIEDEVDIDEMDEDELKRLKDERDLKLRDEYLTILDDICVKISEAVKICRKLKTIKKHDRVESIRCTVNDLLEDVANQLLKIKVNYNLICNIAKEISAFYDELYQQEKDLKKIIDIFRYKDENIDYIHFDVKNLEMNENKALTQKEVQNLIAKFKMIQQKAQKNLKLLGYNRFELDSLHNALIHNLTKTEEYKTKLIQSNLRLVVSIAKKYTNRGLQFLDLIQEGNIGLMKAVEKFEYQRGYKFSTYATWWIRQAITRAIADQARTIRIPVHMIETINKMMKVSRNLQVELGREPTPEEIAMKMDVPVEKVKKVLRIAKEPVSLETPIGEDEDSSLGDFIEDKKSKNPLDEVIYLKLSEHTKQILDTLSPREASVLRLRFGIDCASDHTLEEVGKKFNVTRERIRQIEAKALRKLRHPTRSRILKTFGE; from the coding sequence ATGTCAAAGAAAGTGAAGTTGCCTGATTTAAAACCGCTTATCGCATTAGGAAAGGAGAAAGGTTTTCTTACTTTTGATGAAATAAATGAGATAATACCGGAAGATGTCTTGTCGCCAGAGATTTTGGAGGAGATTCTGGTGAGATTAAAGCAACTGAAGATAGATGTAATAGACAATAGGAATAGTTCTGCACCTGTGATCACATCCCCTATTATCGAGGATGAAGAGATAGAGCTGGACGAACTGGAGACCGATGATTTGTCTATTGATGAGAGTCTGGAAGATGGTTTGTCTTTTGATGATCCCGTCAAACTCTATTTAAGGGAGATGGGGAATATCCCTTTACTCAGTAGGGATGAAGAAACTGAAGTGGCTAAAGAGATAGAAAATGGTCAAAAAAGGGTGATTGTTAATACTTTTTCGTTTATTTATGCTGCTGAGAAGTTTTTATCCATAGTGGAAGATATCAAAAACGGTAATTTCAAGCTTAAGGATTTGGTGGACTTTGAAGATATGAGTATAGAAGATGAGGTTGATATAGATGAGATGGATGAAGATGAGTTAAAAAGGTTGAAAGATGAGAGGGACTTAAAACTTAGGGATGAGTATCTGACGATCCTGGATGATATCTGTGTAAAGATATCTGAGGCTGTAAAGATCTGTAGAAAGTTGAAAACCATAAAGAAGCACGATAGAGTGGAGTCTATAAGATGTACAGTTAATGATCTTTTAGAAGATGTAGCCAATCAGCTTTTGAAGATAAAAGTTAACTATAACCTTATCTGTAACATAGCAAAAGAAATATCAGCTTTTTATGATGAGCTATACCAGCAGGAGAAAGATCTAAAAAAGATTATAGATATTTTCAGGTATAAAGACGAGAATATTGATTACATCCATTTCGATGTTAAAAATTTAGAGATGAATGAAAATAAGGCTCTTACTCAAAAAGAGGTACAAAACCTTATTGCAAAATTCAAAATGATTCAACAAAAGGCACAAAAAAATTTAAAGCTTTTGGGATATAACAGGTTTGAACTTGATAGTCTTCATAACGCCCTGATTCATAATCTCACCAAGACGGAGGAATATAAAACAAAACTTATTCAGTCAAATCTAAGGCTCGTTGTAAGTATAGCAAAAAAATATACAAACCGTGGTCTTCAGTTTTTGGATCTGATACAAGAAGGGAATATAGGGTTAATGAAGGCAGTAGAAAAGTTTGAATATCAGAGGGGGTATAAATTCTCCACGTATGCTACGTGGTGGATAAGACAAGCTATAACGAGAGCCATTGCAGATCAGGCAAGGACAATTAGGATTCCAGTCCATATGATAGAAACAATAAATAAGATGATGAAGGTGTCAAGGAATCTCCAGGTGGAGTTGGGAAGGGAGCCTACACCAGAAGAGATAGCAATGAAGATGGATGTTCCGGTGGAAAAGGTGAAAAAAGTGTTAAGGATTGCAAAAGAGCCTGTATCTTTAGAAACACCTATTGGAGAGGATGAGGATAGCTCTTTAGGCGATTTTATAGAGGATAAAAAATCGAAAAACCCCCTTGATGAGGTTATTTACCTTAAATTAAGTGAACATACAAAACAGATCTTGGATACCCTTTCTCCGAGAGAGGCTTCTGTCTTGAGATTAAGATTTGGGATAGATTGCGCATCAGACCATACATTGGAAGAGGTTGGTAAGAAATTTAATGTTACTCGGGAGAGGATTAGACAGATAGAGGCTAAGGCTTTGAGAAAATTGAGACACCCCACTAGAAGCAGGATCCTTAAAACCTTTGGAGAGTAA
- a CDS encoding aminopeptidase: MFGFEEKLARLVCDYSLKIKEGEVVEIRGESCAEPFIKVLYKYILTQNAYPLVRISFNEQLYTFYKYASEKVIETLPEVLLTTAKTVNAVINIDSESNTKQLTGVDPAKIALHRKTTKVLKDIMFEREAKGEFRWVIVPYPTSAMAQDAEMSLDDYADFLKMALKLDEVDPVLAWNSVNLFQQKVVEILTDAKQIRIQGTKTDLTLSVEGRKWINCSGRHNLPDGEVFTSPVEDSAEGEIFFDIPTSFMGVEVQNVLLRFEKGKVVYAKAEKGDGFLQKMLETDDGARYVGEIAFGLNDSITIPSKNILFDEKIGKSLHLAIGSSYPETGGKNQSGLHWDLIKDMKRSSEVYRDGVLIYKDGVFLNV; the protein is encoded by the coding sequence ATGTTTGGATTTGAAGAGAAATTGGCGAGATTGGTTTGTGATTATAGTTTGAAGATAAAAGAGGGTGAGGTGGTAGAGATAAGAGGTGAAAGTTGTGCTGAGCCTTTTATTAAAGTTTTGTATAAATATATTCTTACTCAGAATGCTTATCCCCTTGTTAGGATAAGTTTTAATGAGCAGTTATATACATTTTATAAATATGCCAGTGAAAAGGTTATCGAAACTTTGCCTGAGGTATTGTTGACCACTGCCAAAACGGTTAATGCAGTTATAAATATAGATTCTGAGTCAAACACTAAGCAGCTTACCGGTGTGGATCCTGCAAAGATAGCTTTACATAGGAAGACTACAAAGGTTTTAAAAGATATTATGTTTGAAAGGGAGGCAAAGGGGGAATTCAGGTGGGTAATCGTACCTTATCCTACTTCTGCAATGGCTCAGGATGCTGAGATGAGTTTGGATGATTATGCCGATTTTTTGAAAATGGCTCTTAAGCTTGATGAGGTGGATCCTGTCTTGGCTTGGAATAGTGTGAATCTTTTTCAACAAAAAGTAGTAGAGATCTTAACGGATGCAAAGCAGATAAGGATTCAGGGTACAAAAACCGACCTTACACTGAGTGTAGAAGGTAGAAAATGGATAAATTGTAGTGGAAGGCATAATCTACCAGATGGAGAGGTGTTTACCAGTCCTGTTGAGGATAGTGCCGAAGGGGAAATATTTTTTGATATCCCTACCTCTTTTATGGGTGTGGAGGTGCAGAACGTTCTTTTGAGATTTGAAAAGGGTAAAGTGGTGTATGCAAAGGCGGAAAAAGGCGATGGCTTTTTACAGAAAATGTTGGAAACGGATGATGGTGCACGATATGTAGGGGAAATTGCCTTTGGATTGAACGATTCTATTACTATTCCCAGTAAGAATATACTTTTTGATGAAAAAATAGGTAAAAGCCTTCATCTTGCTATAGGTTCATCCTATCCAGAAACTGGTGGTAAAAACCAGTCGGGACTTCATTGGGATCTGATTAAAGACATGAAGCGTTCGAGTGAGGTATATAGGGATGGAGTTTTGATATACAAAGATGGGGTATTTTTAAATGTTTAA